A single Caretta caretta isolate rCarCar2 chromosome 2, rCarCar1.hap1, whole genome shotgun sequence DNA region contains:
- the LOC125631024 gene encoding C-C chemokine receptor type 9-like isoform X1: MAFTSMTTQNYLANLDYFTGSSSVLPQYNNPFNHTDVICEKGHAWQFAQTFLPAFFWIVFSIGTMGNALVILVYWKYRHRKSITDRYLLHLAIADLLLLLTLPFWAKAASDGWIFKNFMCKIVNSMYKINFYSCMLFLTCISFDRYITIVQAMKAKNSKRKRLLRSKLVCFGVWLTAIGLCIPEIIYSESKQVSDTTTCKMVYPTTVTRTIKVTILALKITIGFLLPLFVMVTCYAFIIHTLLQAKRSPKHKSLKIIIMIIIAFLLSQLPYNSILLVKTIDTYTMVIYDCKTSDNIDLGFQITQSIAFLHSCLNPFLYVFAGERFRKALFKILEDAIHRTGKSREQSSFIYDSQEGSSKWSGLLGPSKIRSSLILSMHQYSSLTPNFCQATFEVNGSLARGRSTEFSAL, from the exons ATGGCATTTACGAGCATG ACCACCCAGAACTACTTGGCTAACCTGGATTATTTTACGGGTTCTAGTTCTGTGTTGCCGCAATACAACAACCCATTTAACCACACAGACGTCATTTGTGAAAAAGGTCACGCCTGGCAGTTTGCTCAAACTTTCCTGCCAGCATTTTTCTGGATTGTCTTCTCCATTGGCACCATGGGTAATGCCTTAGTCATCCTCGTCTACTGGAAATACAGACACAGAAAGAGCATCACTGACAGATACCTGCTGCACCTGGCCATTGCTGATCTGCTCCTCCTTCTCACTCTCCCTTTCTGGGCAAAAGCAGCTTCAGATGGCTGGATCTTTAAGAATTTCATGTGTAAAATTGTCAATAGCATGTACAAGATCAACTTCTACAGCTGTATGTTGTTTCTGACATGCATTAGTTTTGACAGGTACATTACAATTGTGCAGGCCATGAAAGCTAAGAACTCTAAGCGAAAAAGGCTTCTGCGCAGTAAACTAGTTTGCTTTGGTGTTTGGCTGACTGCAATAGGCTTATGCATCCCAGAAATAATATACAGTGAATCTAAGCAAGTTAGTGATACAACTACTTGCAAGATGGTATACCCTACCACAGTTACCCGAACCATCAAAGTTACTATCCTAGCTTTGAAAATCACAATAGGATTCCTCCTTCCTCTCTTTGTCATGGTTACTTGTTATGCTTTTATAATTCATACCCTTCTTCAAGCGAAAAGATCCCCAAAGCACAAATCATTAAAGATCATCATCATGATTATCATAGCTTTCCTCCTCTCCCAGTTGCCCTACAACAGCATTTTGCTGGTCAAAACCATTGACACCTACACCATGGTCATATATGACTGCAAAACCTCTGACAACATTGACCTGGGATTCCAGATAACTCAGAGCATCGCCTTCCTTCACAGCTGCCTGAACCCCTTCCTCTATGTGTTTGCTGGGGAGAGATTCCGTAAAGCCCTCTTTAAAATTCTGGAGGATGCAATTCACCGCACTGGTAAGAGCCGAGAACAGAGCTCTTTCATATATGATAGCCAAGAAGGGAGCTCAAAATGGTCTGGATTGCTGGGGCCATCAAAAATCAGGAGCTCTCTCATTTTGAGTATGCACCAATATTCCTCACTCACACCCAACTTTTGCCAAGCTacttttgaagttaatgggagtctggCTAGAGGAAGGAGTACTGAATTCAGTGCTCTGTAA
- the LOC125631024 gene encoding C-C chemokine receptor type 9-like isoform X2 yields MGNALVILVYWKYRHRKSITDRYLLHLAIADLLLLLTLPFWAKAASDGWIFKNFMCKIVNSMYKINFYSCMLFLTCISFDRYITIVQAMKAKNSKRKRLLRSKLVCFGVWLTAIGLCIPEIIYSESKQVSDTTTCKMVYPTTVTRTIKVTILALKITIGFLLPLFVMVTCYAFIIHTLLQAKRSPKHKSLKIIIMIIIAFLLSQLPYNSILLVKTIDTYTMVIYDCKTSDNIDLGFQITQSIAFLHSCLNPFLYVFAGERFRKALFKILEDAIHRTGKSREQSSFIYDSQEGSSKWSGLLGPSKIRSSLILSMHQYSSLTPNFCQATFEVNGSLARGRSTEFSAL; encoded by the coding sequence ATGGGTAATGCCTTAGTCATCCTCGTCTACTGGAAATACAGACACAGAAAGAGCATCACTGACAGATACCTGCTGCACCTGGCCATTGCTGATCTGCTCCTCCTTCTCACTCTCCCTTTCTGGGCAAAAGCAGCTTCAGATGGCTGGATCTTTAAGAATTTCATGTGTAAAATTGTCAATAGCATGTACAAGATCAACTTCTACAGCTGTATGTTGTTTCTGACATGCATTAGTTTTGACAGGTACATTACAATTGTGCAGGCCATGAAAGCTAAGAACTCTAAGCGAAAAAGGCTTCTGCGCAGTAAACTAGTTTGCTTTGGTGTTTGGCTGACTGCAATAGGCTTATGCATCCCAGAAATAATATACAGTGAATCTAAGCAAGTTAGTGATACAACTACTTGCAAGATGGTATACCCTACCACAGTTACCCGAACCATCAAAGTTACTATCCTAGCTTTGAAAATCACAATAGGATTCCTCCTTCCTCTCTTTGTCATGGTTACTTGTTATGCTTTTATAATTCATACCCTTCTTCAAGCGAAAAGATCCCCAAAGCACAAATCATTAAAGATCATCATCATGATTATCATAGCTTTCCTCCTCTCCCAGTTGCCCTACAACAGCATTTTGCTGGTCAAAACCATTGACACCTACACCATGGTCATATATGACTGCAAAACCTCTGACAACATTGACCTGGGATTCCAGATAACTCAGAGCATCGCCTTCCTTCACAGCTGCCTGAACCCCTTCCTCTATGTGTTTGCTGGGGAGAGATTCCGTAAAGCCCTCTTTAAAATTCTGGAGGATGCAATTCACCGCACTGGTAAGAGCCGAGAACAGAGCTCTTTCATATATGATAGCCAAGAAGGGAGCTCAAAATGGTCTGGATTGCTGGGGCCATCAAAAATCAGGAGCTCTCTCATTTTGAGTATGCACCAATATTCCTCACTCACACCCAACTTTTGCCAAGCTacttttgaagttaatgggagtctggCTAGAGGAAGGAGTACTGAATTCAGTGCTCTGTAA